A window of the Cryptosporidium parvum Iowa II chromosome 7, whole genome shotgun sequence genome harbors these coding sequences:
- a CDS encoding long chain fatty acyl diphosphate synthase, producing MYKYIKNNELKKSLNLFKRSITITKNQLVKEFLVDLDDSCIRSEIFYPIRNLYHPPIDFINKNNPSDALFLKKKKINNWNELNNQEWSKILQNSTKCFRDNIANYIVNDDQNEFMLNENNAQRDLLQSQLLEFIPNEMKDIVKYVFQSEGKLTRQNYLSALVGLLKFAIGVNHSQPIGLDHRMLIHSIQLIHSASLLHDDILDNSEIRRGKKAPYKIFGNKKTILLGDYLFSKSCLNISIIENINAMKCISIIAENLVKGEFSQLNGLGSLIEGLNNSKDKKGLVGNYFEKYLLKSYYKTASLFSFGGIACSELLKKAYGNKLRMEMIIYSYYMGLNFGLAFQLMDDILDFTNSISQVNSGKPFFNDIKQGILTIPIYFLLLRDQERATKILVNTNFYNSDKAEILKDLVNILFDTNSIQASIVCVAQYLERYIHFINLISKSERNVFSSFLVKMADKLLKIIDDI from the coding sequence atgtataaatatataaagaacaatgaattaaaaaaaagtttgaatttattcaaaagatCAATAACAATTACCAAAAATCAACTAGTAAAAGAGTTTTTAGTTGATTTGGATGATAGTTGTATTCGAAGCGAAATTTTTTACCCAATAAGAAATCTATACCATCCACCCATTgattttataaataaaaataaccCATCAGATGcattatttctaaaaaaaaagaaaattaataattggaaCGAGTTAAATAACCAAGAATGGAGTAAAATATTGCAAAATTCAACTAAATGCTTTAGAGATAATATTGCTAATTACATTGTTAATGATGATCAAAATGAGTTTATGTTGAATGAGAACAACGCACAAAGAGATCTCCTCCAATCTCAACTTTTAGAATTTATTCCAAATGAAATGAAAGATATTGTTAAATATGTTTTTCAGTCGGAAGGAAAACTAACTAgacaaaattatttatctgCTTTAGTTGGATTACTTAAATTTGCAATTGGCGTTAATCATTCACAACCAATTGGCTTGGATCACCGTATGCTTATTCATtcaattcaattaattcattctGCCTCGCTTCTTCATGACGACATACTTGATAATTCAGAAATAAGGAGAGGAAAAAAAGCTCCatacaaaatatttggTAATAAAAAAACGATACTGCTAGGcgattatttattttccaaATCATGTCTTAACATCTCCATAATAGAAAACATTAATGCAATGAAATGTATATCTATTATAGCAGAGAATTTAGTAAAGGGTGAATTCTCCCAGTTGAATGGATTAGGAAGCTTAATTGAAGGTTTGAATAACTCGAAAGACAAGAAAGGTTTGGTcggaaattattttgaaaaatatttattaaaatccTACTATAAAACTGCATCTCTCTTTTCATTTGGAGGAATAGCATGCtcagaattattaaaaaaggcCTATGGAAACAAATTGCGAATGgaaatgattatttattcatattaCATGGGGTTAAATTTTGGGCTTGCATTTCAACTTATGGATGATATCCTAGACTTTACGAATTCTATATCACAAGTGAATTCTGGAAAGCCATTTTTTAATGACATCAAGCAAGGTATATTAACCAttccaatttattttttactTCTTAGGGACCAAGAAAGAgcaacaaaaatattagtCAATACAAATTTCTATAATAGCGATAAGGCtgaaattttaaaagatCTTGTTAATATATTGTTTGATACAAACTCAATTCAAGCTAGTATTGTGTGCGTTGCACAATACCTGGAAAGGTATATCcactttattaatttaatttcgAAGTCTGAAAGAAAtgttttttcttcatttttagTTAAAATGGCGGATAAgctattaaaaattatcgACGACATTTAA
- a CDS encoding apicomplexan P36 family of proteins, appears to be a divergent HAD family phosphatase, whose amino-acid sequence MLTSHQKKFHDWFLSFKDSNNYDSKQNHSIKDIFNRFNHYIYNDLGIRTIASDFDLTMMTKHSGGYIDPLDNDGIIFSKSLSKEFNVFGMQAENVNISISVVTFSDPLLIPSNQRERFISGRRMIEHCLKESGAKFKVKNYYCFYPKIWQSQDLYSSIGLDAPMPLFKKYHLLQVASADKLLPNQILFIDDDIRNCKQALQDGFIVLHVEGNAGFSLKSVSVGFYYN is encoded by the coding sequence aTGCTTACTTCAcaccaaaaaaaatttcatgATTGGTTTTTGTCATTCAAGGACTCAAATAACTATGATTCGAAGCAAAATCACTCCataaaagatatttttaatcGGTTTAATCATTATATCTACAACGATTTAGGAATTCGAACGATTGCTTCAGATTTTGATCTGACAATGATGACAAAACATTCAGGCGGATATATTGATCCATTGGATAATGATGGgattatattttctaaaaGCCTATCTAAGGAATTCAATGTTTTTGGAATGCAGGCAGaaaatgtaaatatatCAATAAGTGTAGTAACGTTTTCTGACCCATTGCTGATTCCTTCAAATCAAAGAGAAAGATTTATTTCTGGAAGAAGAATGATTGAGCATTGTTTAAAAGAAAGTGGTGCCAAGTTTAAAGTAAAGAATTACTATTGCTTTTATCCAAAGATATGGCAAAGCCAAGATCTTTATTCCTCAATAGGATTGGATGCCCCAATGCCGCTCTTTAAGAAATATCACTTATTGCAAGTTGCATCTGCAGATAAACTTTTGCCAAATCAAATTCTATTCATTGATGACGATATTAGAAATTGTAAACAAGCACTACAAGATGGATTTATTGTTCTTCATGTAGAGGGGAATGCAGGGTTTTCGTTAAAAAGTGTTAGTGTAggtttttattataattag
- a CDS encoding oligomeric golgi complex protein 4: MSSFISYEESGIDASILLNSNNFSSVKYGFNTSKLEIQNSLISCKKELLSMKNEVLINLSNRLKCFSTKVENLPSIIKEKKATKLKLKNAIHIVNNIISLRKCDQDFISSMSRKDYELCATCISEYLKIKSSCINFEKKICENLDHGRQELYLQLQESIEEKLCAGELDKAIYYVKLFVPMGMPEEGLERYVKYIRGNITDICVSMYNEALANSKKTSEKVNYADIFTGLFVSIIDCIKEHQNKILDLFVTIGDDENLDEKVCSQALDKNYVIWYFYTELLREVNTQGSIIIDKFEKEYEIYLDDKWSNIENVDIIEMHISHRELDGFLEEMSQICHLFYKFKVYMNDLVNSFTSINSQTKNIKRPEIKVENEQIPKENNLFIRIDEMSIQYVSCEYGYVMYSINHALNTTDEVSWEDQDSLISTLVEDVFFLLHKTINRCISIGNIKSLKLIIVHLNHILLNVIKQKIVQNLQNSRANYEVSLGNSNESISNFTLIHLLEIIKQKNENCRNLSNSMYSWTHSLNNLQACIENLEILSGAITRDFESSYSDLIYFDICINGIILLDDEFNESNELLEDKNATIEYINKTIEQIISEFKVIHDHYSKISLQILSKIGISPILIQLHEEISFDFTEDESKDYSLNQSFIPSLTSSLKVINEHLKNYYNNQSSEFILSLMIERIVQKIEHIVINYPEKKRFTIYGALVFENDVRNLLSYTNSLLSISIRHKFLRLLEICDILNITSLDELSDLLLTDFPSRNWHLAKSDILKTLFLKQDIDHDKLKEIIKKSSHFFN; encoded by the coding sequence ATGAGTAGTTTTATTTCATACGAAGAAAGTGGAATTGATGCATCAATTTTGCTCAATTCTAATAACTTTTCAAGCGTTAAATATGGGTTTAATACTTCCAAATTGGAGATACAAAACTCTTTGATTTCATGTAAAAAAGAGCTGCTTTCGATGAAAAACGAAGTATTGATCAACCTTTCCAATAGATTAAAATGCTTTTCAACTAAAGTTGAGAATTTGCCATCgataattaaagaaaaaaaggcAACCAAGcttaaattgaaaaatgCAATTCATAtagttaataatatcatctCTCTGAGAAAATGCGATCAAGACTTTATATCATCCATGAGCCGCAAAGATTATGAACTTTGTGCAACATGTATTtctgaatatttaaaaattaaatcttcatgtattaattttgagaaaaaaatttgcGAGAACTTAGATCACGGAAGGCAGGAACTCTATTTGCAGCTTCAAGAATCAATTGAAGAGAAGCTATGTGCTGGGGAGCTCGATAAGGCCATTTACTATGTGAAGTTATTTGTGCCTATGGGAATGCCTGAGGAGGGACTTGAAAGATACGTTAAATATATCAGAGGCAATATTACAGATATTTGCGTATCAATGTATAACGAAGCCTTAGcaaattctaaaaaaacATCTGAAAAAGTCAACTATGCGGATATTTTTACAGGATTATTCGTATCAATAATTGATTGTATTAAAGAACACCAGAACAAAATTTTGGATCTTTTTGTTACTATAGGCGATGATGAAAACCTAGATGAAAAAGTTTGCAGCCAAGCATTAGACAAAAATTATGTGATTTGGTATTTTTATACAGAACTGTTAAGAGAAGTAAATACTCAGGGATCTATAATAATAGACAAGTTTGAAAAGGAATATGAGATTTATTTGGATGATAAGTGGTCTAATATAGAGAATGTTGACATTATTGAAATGCATATTTCACATCGTGAACTGGATGGGTTTTTAGAAGAAATGTCACAAATTTGTCATTTgttttataaatttaaagtttaTATGAATGATCTAGTCAACTCATTTACAAGTATTAATTCtcaaacaaaaaatattaagagaCCCGAGATTAAAGTTGAAAATGAACAAATtccaaaagaaaataatctttttatCAGGATTGATGAAATGAGCATTCAATATGTATCATGTGAATATGGATATGTTATGTATTCTATTAATCATGCTCTTAATACAACTGACGAAGTTTCTTGGGAAGATCAAGATTCGTTGATTTCAACATTGGTTGAAGACGTATTTTTCTTACTACATAAAACAATTAACAGATGTATCTCAATcggaaatattaaatctcTCAAGCTGATAATCGTTCATCTAAATCATATTTTGTTAAATGTGATTAAGCAAAAAATAGTTCAAAACCTTCAAAATTCGAGAGCAAATTATGAAGTTTCTCTAGGGAATAGCAATGAAAGTATTTCAAACTTTACgttaattcatttattagaaataataaaacagaaaaatgaaaattgccgaaatttatcaaattctatGTATTCATGGACTCATTCTCTAAATAATTTGCAAGCTTGCATAGAGAACTTAGAAATACTTTCTGGAGCCATTACAAGAGATTTTGAATCTAGCTATAGCGACCTAATATATTTCGATATCTGCATAAATGGGATTATCCTATTGGATGATGAATTCAATGAGAGTAACGAATTATTAGAAGATAAAAACGCTACAATCGAGTACATCAATAAAACTATAGAGCAAataatttctgaatttaaGGTAATTCACGATCACTATTCAAAGATATCACTACAAATCCTAAGCAAAATTGGTATTTCTCCAATATTAATCCAGCTACACGAGGAGATATCATTTGACTTTACTGAAGATGAGAGCAAAGATTATTCATTAAACCAATCTTTTATACCATCATTGACATCTTCTCttaaagtaataaatgaacatttgaaaaattactACAACAATCAAAGTTCGGAATTCATTCTTTCTCTTATGATCGAAAGAATTGTGCAAAAGATTGAGCACATAGTAATTAACTATCCTGAAAAGAAAAGGTTCACAATTTATGGCGCCCTtgtatttgaaaatgatgtCCGTAATTTACTATCATATACAAACTCCCTTCTATCTATAAGTATTCGACATAAGTTCTTAAGGCTACTGGAAATTTgtgatattttaaatataacaTCTCTTGATGAACTTTCTGATTTATTACTAACTGATTTCCCCAGTCGAAATTGGCATCTGGCAAAATCAGATATTTTGAAAACCTTGTTTCTAAAACAAGACATTGATCATGATAAACTTAAGGAAATAATTAAGAAATCTAGtcatttctttaattaa
- a CDS encoding cyclin (transcripts identified by EST): MIDEYAYNFLFPFSSVGSSGTAVSGRTNDRFDDIDSSYHSLANLRKSEICTYKSILRNNSNLTDCDYFRPSVSQPINSQKSMHDIQTIKDSSIYHSITDEVDRDIKPTNTEPGFIVALSSFLTQIATSNSSNSSCNVGVLTPFHSVCIPPIPIRAYLIRLAQNFGCSNECFVLAIIYVGRIIKFNKNFTITLLNVHRIIVTALILATKFFDDIYYSNAFYAKISGVGTRELNSLEIHFLRLVRFQLFVTEHEYEIYKRCILNSAFLHSTIPSLPVSIFDKQVSDEFRGNHRIKDISFIGERKRLSLQNSFPYNYNYPGVYNSLLNGEKFESRDIQSMLIGDYSLSSQARSTGNLYTQKLNSFNSNADIPSNCDFCSNQTSEIINSELTPSSQCAQNYGLLSEKWVSQQLTFSNSGCVHNQIQDELCADQFRGLVKDERLSRKVDKTSFSSGSNVRNDYLSINLKHSSAFNNGYARTQIDNSERAYNANLNSSNYLRAEIQSSDLTQRRIEGSEIQIPNMHPEYKGIVNLNYSSYSNDSGYYNSVNASDINVLSTTGVITSSTVTLVNPTVNRYGQHIFMNPYNVRCTTGIDRRLLV; the protein is encoded by the coding sequence ATGATAGACGAATATGCTTATAATTTCCTTTTTCCATTCAGTTCTGTTGGATCTTCAGGTACCGCTGTTTCAGGTAGGACAAATGATCGATTCGATGATATTGATTCATCATATCATTCACTGGCTAATCTACGTAAGTCTGAGATTTGCACTTACAAGTCGATTTTAAGAAATAACAGTAACTTAACCGATTGTGATTACTTTCGACCATCGGTTTCACAGCCTATTAATTCACAAAAAAGTATGCATGATATTCAAACAATAAAAGATTCAAGCATTTATCATTCTATAACAGATGAAGTTGACAGAGACATAAAACCTACTAACACTGAACCAGGGTTTATCGTTGCTCTTTCATCCTTTCTAACACAAATTGCTAcatcaaattcatcaaacTCATCATGTAACGTCGGAGTTTTGACGCCGTTCCACTCAGTTTGCATACCACCGATTCCAATTCGAGCATATTTAATTAGACTGGCTCAAAACTTTGGTTGTAGCAATGAATGTTTTGTATTGGCCATTATTTATGTCGGAAGgattatcaaatttaataaaaacttTACTATAACTTTATTGAATGTCCATAGAATAATTGTTACCGCACTTATTCTTGCAACCAAGTTTTTCGATGACATTTATTATAGCAATGCATTTTATGCAAAAATTTCAGGTGTTGGAACTCGCGAACTTAATTCACTCGAAATCCACTTTTTGAGACTTGTCAGATTTCAGCTTTTTGTTACTGAACACGAATATGAAATATATAAGCGTTGTATTTTGAATTCAGCATTTCTGCATTCAACAATACCTTCTTTACCTGTAAGTATTTTTGATAAACAGGTTTCTGATGAATTTAGAGGCAATCATCGAATAAAGGATATTAGCTTTATAGGAGAAAGAAAACGCCTATCATTACAAAATTCTTTCCCATATAACTATAATTACCCTGGTGTTTATAATTCACTACTGAATGGAGAAAAATTTGAGAGTCGCGACATACAATCTATGTTAATTGGTGATTACTCTTTAAGTTCACAAGCTCGTTCTACTGGTAATTTATACactcaaaaattaaattcttttaattcgAATGCAGATATACCGTCGAACTGTGATTTTTGTTCAAATCAGACAtctgaaattattaattcgGAATTAACACCATCTTCACAATGTGCGCAAAATTATGGCCTCCTCTCCGAAAAGTGGGTTTCACAACAACTTACTTTTAGTAATTCTGGCTGCGTTCATAACCAAATTCAAGATGAACTTTGTGCTGATCAATTTCGTGGCCTAGTTAAAGATGAGAGACTTTCACGTAAAGTTGATAAGACTTCATTCTCATCTGGTTCTAATGTAAGAAATGACTACCTTTCTATAAATCTGAAACATTCGTCAGCTTTTAATAACGGGTATGCGCGTACACAAATAGATAATTCTGAGCGTGCATATAACGCAAATTTGAATAGCTCGAACTATTTGAGAGCCGAAATTCAATCAAGCGACTTAACACAACGCCGAATCGAAGGTTCAGAGATTCAAATACCTAACATGCATCCAGAGTACAAAGGTATagttaatttgaattatagTTCATACTCTAATGATTCTGGATATTATAATTCAGTTAATGCATCAGACATTAACGTATTATCTACGACAGGCGTTATAACGTCATCTACAGTGACCTTAGTTAATCCAACTGTTAATCGTTATGGACAACACATATTTATGAATCCTTATAATGTCCGATGCACTACTGGAATAGATCGAAGATTGCTTgtttaa
- a CDS encoding unconventional myosin, translating to MSAKDVKGLTRKVSGKFVFDAKTAKGSTVWCDSAPSVLNDPDSLFAKCIVQAGSTAEKLCLKEVDSNATFEAKIDSCFIANEPFDPNTYPDIGLVPYTSIPCVLDFLKQRYLVNQIYTTADPLLVAINPFKDVGLVGNDVILNYRDANDVSKLPPHVFAIAKRAFDNIMSVSRCQSILVCGESGAGKTEATKHVMKFFASSKSGTMDLKIQNAIMAANPVLEAFGNAKTTRNNNSSRFGRFMQLQLGKMGGIEYGVVRNFLLEKSRVITQESLERSYHIFYQLIKGAETIPGLKEKLKLKSLNEYKFINPECLDVETIDDVQDFKDVMQSFKTMGLSDSQIEDILSLVSGILLLGNVEIEPEDVGGGVEGSRIADSSRESFNNAMELCKLDKEIVEKELIVKISYAGKNVIEGRFRPDETRMLKDSLAKGLYDKLFDYIILNLNENIKPPSGFKVFCGMLDIFGFEVFKNNSLEQFFINVTNEYLQKNFTDIVFEKEQNLYSSEGISAANLEFKSNKMVLEALCDKKNSILSAMEDQCLVPNGSDEKFLSAAYTNLKSNPCLKPAKIGGDVNFIVSHTIGDIQYCASGFLFKNKDVLRAELVEVVQKSSNKLVADLFKDVFVERGKMAKGQLIGSQFMNSLGSLMSIVNETEPHFIRCVKPNESKKPLDWLASKVLIQLHSLSILEALQLRNLGFSYRRTFSEFIYQFKYCDMSAANDKKTDPKILAEKMLSGTNIPKNSWAIGKTMVFLSKDAAKRMAQLQREKLAAFEPLVQLLEAVYLRYKLRREFRKNQLKPLVRIQAQLRRVLDIEISVMN from the coding sequence ATGAGTGCGAAGGACGTTAAAGGTTTAACTCGTAAGGTTTCTGGGAAGTTTGTATTTGATGCAAAAACAGCAAAGGGTTCGACAGTTTGGTGTGACTCCGCACCATCGGTATTAAACGACCCGGATAGTCTCTTTGCGAAGTGTATTGTTCAAGCAGGCTCTACTGCAGAGAAGCTTTGCTTAAAGGAAGTTGATTCTAATGCTACTTTTGAGGCAAAGATAGATAGTTGTTTTATAGCCAATGAACCTTTTGATCCAAATACCTATCCAGATATTGGTTTAGTCCCATACACCTCCATTCCTTGTGTATTAGACTTTCTAAAGCAGAGATATCTCgtaaatcaaatatatactACTGCGGATCCATTACTAGTTGCAATCAACCCATTTAAAGATGTTGGACTTGTAGGGAATGATGTGATTTTAAACTATAGAGATGCAAATGATGTCTCAAAATTACCACCGCACGTATTTGCCATTGCAAAGAGGgcatttgataatattatgTCGGTTTCAAGATGCCAATCAATTTTGGTTTGCGGTGAATCAGGTGCAGGAAAGACTGAAGCTACAAAGCACGTAATGAAGTTCTTTGCATCTTCAAAGAGTGGAACAATGGACTTGAAAATCCAGAATGCAATCATGGCTGCAAACCCAGTCCTTGAAGCATTTGGAAATGCAAAAACTACCCGTAATAATAACTCATCCAGATTTGGTCGTTTTATGCAACTTCAATTAGGTAAGATGGGTGGTATTGAATATGGTGTAGTACGTAACTTCTTATTGGAAAAGTCCCGTGTAATTACACAAGAAAGTCTTGAAAGAAGCTATCACATTTTCtatcaattaattaagGGAGCTGAAACTATTCCTGGCTTGAAGGAGAAGTTGAAGCTTAAGAGTTTGAATGaatacaaatttattaaccCAGAATGTTTAGATGTTGAGACAATCGATGATGTTCAGGATTTCAAGGATGTCATGCAGAGTTTTAAAACAATGGGTCTCTCTGATAGTCAAATTGAGGACATTCTCTCCTTAGTTTCAGGAATTTTATTGCTTGGAAACGTTGAGATTGAGCCGGAAGATGTTGGTGGAGGAGTCGAAGGATCCAGAATTGCGGATTCAAGCAGAGAATCTTTCAATAATGCTATGGAACTCTGCAAATTGGATAAGGAAATTGTAGAGAAGGAACTTATTGTCAAAATTTCTTATGCTGGTAAAAATGTTATTGAGGGAAGATTCAGGCCAGATGAGACAAGAATGCTCAAGGATTCTCTTGCAAAAGGATTATACGACAAATTATTcgattatattattttgaatcttAACGAAAACATTAAGCCTCCATCCGGATTTAAAGTGTTCTGTGGAATGCTTGATATTTTCGGTTTTGAAGTTTTCAAAAACAACTCTTTAGAGcaattcttcattaatgTAACTAACGAATACTTACAAAAGAACTTCACTGATATTGTGTTTGAGAAGGAACAGAATCTTTACAGCAGTGAAGGGATCTCAGCAGCCAACTTAGAGTTCAAGTCAAACAAGATGGTTCTAGAAGCTTTATGCgataaaaagaattcaattCTTTCTGCAATGGAAGATCAATGTTTAGTTCCAAATGGAAGCGATGAAAAGTTTCTATCTGCTGCATACACTAATCTTAAGAGCAATCCATGTTTAAAACCAGCAAAAATTGGTGGTGATGTAAACTTTATTGTTTCTCATACAATTGGAGATATTCAATACTGCGCATCTGGATTCCTGTTCAAGAATAAGGATGTCTTGAGGGCTGAGCTCGTAGAAGTTGTACAAAAATCctcaaataaattagttGCAGATCTATTCAAGGATGTCTTTGTTGAAAGAGGTAAAATGGCCAAGGGACAATTAATTGGTTCTCAATTCATGAACTCTTTGGGATCACTTATGTCCATTGTCAATGAAACAGAGCCTCATTTTATTAGATGTGTGAAGCCAAACGAATCAAAAAAACCACTGGACTGGTTAGCATCTAAAGTTTTGATTCAATTACACTCACTCTCCATCTTAGAAGCTTTACAACTCCGTAACTTAGGTTTCTCATATAGAAGGACATTCTCAGAGTTCATTTATCAATTCAAGTACTGTGATATGTCAGCTGCTAACGATAAAAAGACAGATCCTAAGATCCTTGCTGAAAAGATGTTATCTGGTACAAACATACCAAAGAATTCATGGGCAATCGGTAAAACTATGGTTTTCTTGTCTAAAGATGCAGCAAAAAGAATGGCACAACTCCAACGAGAAAAACTCGCTGCATTCGAGCCGCTTGTACAATTATTAGAAGCTGTATATTTGAGATACAAACTACGCAGGGAATTTAGAAAGAATCAACTAAAACCACTTGTGAGGATTCAAGCGCAATTAAGAAGAGTGCtagatattgaaatttcagtaatgaattaa